The Elusimicrobiota bacterium DNA window ACTCAACAAATGTTTTTATCCGTTTCTCTGTTGTTGATTATTTGTTTGACTTGTTGTGATTTGTTCGCTATTGAGTGTCCAAAGTGTGGATACAAAAATGATGATACACTTGAATACTGTGTTGAATGCGGTGCGGAGCTGAGATCATCACAAAAAAGAGTAAAAAAGAAAGATCGGTATTCGGCTGGAAAATCAACATTTGCTGCTGGTTGGTTTTCTTTAGTTTTTCCTGGTGGTGGACACTTTTATCTAGAAAAAACAACTAGAGGATTAACTTTCCTTGGCATAGAGAGTGGGATAGGACTTTTAGCGTTACTTATAATGGGAACCATTGAAGATTGGGCCTTTGGACCTATTTCTGGCTCTCTTTTTGTTACTGGCGCTGGCGTGCATATTTATAATGTAATTGATGCGATAAACTGTGCTAGTCAAGAAAATACTGTTAAGAACCTGAATTTTAAGTATGGATATAATCAACCACAGATGATTTTAGCATATAAATTTTAGCCACAGGAGAAATTAATGCAAAAAAAATCGTATTTTTATTTATTGGTAGTATCAATTAGTTCAATTGTTTTTTCAGGATGTGCTCATACATATTACTATAAGGCAATTGACCAAGAATTAGAATTTACGGCATTAAGAAAATCTTTTCTTAAATTACTTCCAAAAGAAAATTTATT harbors:
- a CDS encoding zinc-ribbon domain-containing protein, which gives rise to MSTQQMFLSVSLLLIICLTCCDLFAIECPKCGYKNDDTLEYCVECGAELRSSQKRVKKKDRYSAGKSTFAAGWFSLVFPGGGHFYLEKTTRGLTFLGIESGIGLLALLIMGTIEDWAFGPISGSLFVTGAGVHIYNVIDAINCASQENTVKNLNFKYGYNQPQMILAYKF